The Lysinibacillus pakistanensis genome includes a window with the following:
- the rplC gene encoding 50S ribosomal protein L3, translated as MIKGILGRKIGMSQVFSDSGDPIVVTVVEVEENVVLQKKTLESDGYNAIQIGFSDKKNPNKSEIGRSQKANTNPKRYVKEIRGASLEVGKRISADIFQEGDIVDVTGISKGKGFQGVIKRHGLSGGPASHGSRFHRAPGSIGVIAKNDGMKVFKGKKMPGRMGGKQTTIQNLTIIKVDSERNLLLIKGNIPGGKKSFVIIETAIKKLNEKW; from the coding sequence ATAAAAGGAATCTTAGGAAGAAAAATAGGCATGTCTCAAGTGTTTAGTGATAGTGGTGATCCCATAGTTGTGACAGTTGTTGAAGTTGAAGAAAATGTGGTGTTACAGAAGAAAACGTTGGAAAGTGATGGATACAATGCCATCCAAATTGGTTTTTCTGATAAGAAGAATCCAAATAAGTCGGAAATCGGTAGAAGTCAAAAAGCAAATACTAATCCTAAAAGATATGTTAAAGAAATTCGTGGAGCATCATTAGAAGTTGGCAAACGAATAAGTGCAGATATATTCCAAGAAGGCGACATTGTAGATGTTACTGGTATATCTAAAGGAAAAGGATTTCAAGGTGTCATTAAAAGACATGGATTAAGTGGAGGTCCTGCATCTCACGGTTCAAGATTCCACCGGGCTCCTGGTTCGATTGGTGTAATCGCTAAAAATGATGGCATGAAAGTGTTCAAAGGAAAAAAAATGCCCGGACGTATGGGTGGAAAACAGACTACTATTCAAAATCTCACAATTATAAAGGTTGATAGTGAACGTAATTTGTTATTAATTAAAGGGAATATTCCCGGAGGAAAAAAGTCGTTTGTAATAATAGAAACTGCAATTAAAAAATTGAATGAAAAATGGTGA